Proteins encoded together in one Diceros bicornis minor isolate mBicDic1 chromosome 18, mDicBic1.mat.cur, whole genome shotgun sequence window:
- the C1QBP gene encoding complement component 1 Q subcomponent-binding protein, mitochondrial: protein MLPLLRCVPRSLGSAIAGLRAAALSPALRQLLQPAPRPCARPFGLLSVRAGSERRPGLLRPHGPCACGCGALHTEGDKAFVEFLSDEIKEEKKIQKHKSLPKMSGGWELEVNGTEAKLVRKVAGEKITVTFNINNSIPPTFDGEQEPSQGQKVEEQEPELTSTPNFVVEVIKNGGKKALVLDCHYPEDEVGQEEEDESDIFSIREVSFQSTGESEWKDTNYTLNTDSLDWALYDHLMDFLADRGVDNTFADELVELSTALEHQEYITFLEDLKGFVKSQ from the exons ATGCTGCCTCTGCTGCGCTGCGTGCCCCGCTCCCTGGGCTCCGCCATCGCCGGCCTCCGCGCCGCCGCGCTCTCCCCGGCGCTCCGGCAGCTGCTGCAGCCCGCGCCCCGGCCGTGCGCCCGGCCCTTCGGGCTGCTCAGCGTGCGCGCGGGGTCGGAGCGGCGGCCGGGCCTCCTGCGGCCTCACGGGCCCTGCGCCTGCGGCTGCGGCGCCCTGCACACGGAAG GGGACAAAGCTTTTGTCGAATTCCTGAGTGATGAAattaaggaggaaaagaagataCAGAAGCATAAGTCCCTCCCCAAGATGTCCGGAGGTTGGGAGCTGGAAGTAAATGGGACAGAAGCCAAATTAGTACGGAAAGTTGCTGGAGAAAA GATCACTGTCACTTTCAACATTAACAACAGCATCCCACCAACATTTGATGGGGAGCAGGAGCCCTCCCAAGGGCAGAAGGTTGAAGAACAGGAG CCTGAATTGACATCCACTCCCAATTTCGTGGTTGAAGTTATCAAGAATGGTGGGAAGAAGGCCCTTGTGCTGGACTGTCACTATCCAGAAGATGAA GTTGGACAAGAGGAGGAGGACGAGAGTGACATTTTCTCTATCAGGGAAGTGAGCTTTCAGTCCACAGGCGAGTCTGAATGGAAGGACACTAATTACACACTCAACACAGATTCCCTGGACTGG GCCTTATATGATCACCTAATGGATTTCCTTGCGGACCGAGGGGTGGACAACACTTTCGCGGATGAATTGGTGGAGCTCAGCACAGCCCTGGAGCACCAGGAGTACATTACTTTTCTCGAAGACCTCAAAGGTTTTGTCAAGAGCCAGTAG